The Leptospira koniambonensis genome segment AGACTCACAAAAAAAGTGAACGGCATAGAAAGATAAGAAGCTAATATTAAAAAATACTGAAGAAATGATTCTAAAGAATAGCCATCACTGAATGCGAGTAATCCCATGAGTGGTATCCAATAGCAAGTCACAGTAATCAATCCAGTGACAATGCATATCAGAACTAAGAACAGGTTGACAATATTTTTTTTCGACTGGCCTTTATTCATTTATAAATATAAACCCCTTCTTTTCTAAACTATGATATTCTTTACAATAAATAAATTAAGATATTTTGCGATTCAAAACGCTCACTCTATAGAAATTCTTAAACATGTTAATATTTACCTAAAAGATTTTCATAATTTGTTTGCAAGCTATAGTTTCTCCTGAATAGGAATACAAAAGTTCATATTGAAAATTTTGGTGACACTTAAAATCAATGCGTGTCCGTCTAACGACCAAGGTGTTCCGACGTTGCGATGGCACGAGCTTGCTCTGCAAGGCGAGTGACAGAAGCAAATGTGCCGAAGGCCAAGCAAGGGTTGCGTAGCAATCCCGCAGCGATGTGGAAGCACCGATAGTTATACGCAGTCGCTAATCAATAAAGTCAAATAAAGACTGCTGGCGAAACCTTAAACTTCTTCCCTAATGCCTTGATTTGACGAATATTCAATTCTCTTTTACCGCTAAGAATTTCGGAAACAACTCCCTGACTACCCAGTTCGGACATGTCTTTTTGAGTAAGCCCATTCTCGTCCATAAGATATTTTAATACCTCGACGGGATCCGAATCAATAGATTCAAAGTTGTCCTTTTCGTATTCTTCAATGAGATTGCCAACAGTTTCCATTAAAGGGGCCAATGGATGTTTTTCGTTGTTACCAACCTCATCTATCAATTCATCAAGAGCTTTTAAAAGTTTTTTGTATTGTTTATCAGAATGAGGAACAGATAAAAGATCTTTTACTTCTGGCCAAACATTTCTTACTCGCTCTAATTCAAGAATCATACCCTACTCCTCCTTCCATTTTCCTTTATCATATTCTGAATGCGTTAAAACATGCCGAATGAAGACTTTCTTTCTATTATAGTGAATTGCAGAAATTAATCTAAAATTGTTCCCGCTAATATTAAAAACTGTAAATTTACCAACCTGATCTGCACTTTTAAATACTTTTCTTAACTCGTTGAAATCTTTAAAATCTGTATTCTGAACTATTTTATACCAGCTTTTGAGAGAGGGCCCTGAATTAGGATATTTTGTTACAAAATCCAAGATCTTCTTCCAGCTAATTATGTGCACTTATACAAACAATATCTCAAAATGAGATATTGCAAGCATTTTTCTATTCTTTCTTTCAGAAATGAATTTTTAGCGATTGCGTATAACGACCAAGGTGTTCCGACGTTTACGACGGCGCGAGCTTGCCCTGCAAGGCGCAGTGCCGGAAGTAAATGTGCCGGAGGCCAAGCGAGGGTTGCGTTAGCAATCCCGACGCGCTGCGGAAGCACCGACAGTTAGGCGATGCACTCTATTAAACTGGATTTACGAGCAAACCAATAATTCGAGTAACTATCACTCGCGCCACTCTTCGAGATCCTTCAACAAGAAATCCCATAGTCCCTTCTTTAAGACGATTTTGGTGATAACTTCTCATTGTCTGATCAACTATCCACATGCTTGCTCTACCTTCCCTATCAACGGATACGCTTAAATCCATTAATATTGAGCCGTCATTCGAATAAAACTCAGGCCAAATCATATAGAGATTCTCTGAATGATTATTCGAAGAAACATATTCGAAATCACACCTATAACCTTGAAACGGTAAAGTTTTGCGACCACCTTCCAGTTCATCAATAAACTCGTAAGCAATTTCAAAATCAGCGATGCGAGATGTTTTCGCAGAATATGATTTCCATTTATCCATTTTTGTTCTTAAATGAAATTTTTTGTATCGTTTCGCCTAACGACCAAGGTGTTCCGACGTTTGCGATGGCACGAGTTTGCTCTGCAAACGAAGTGACAGAAGCAAATGTGGCGTAGCCCGAGCGAGAGTCGCGTTAGTGATCTCGAAGCGCTGCGGAAGCACCGATAGTTAGGCGAAGTGCTGTTGCTAAAACAAGCCTATTTTAGCAGTTTATGGATTTGAATTTCAATATCTTCAATTGAGTTTAAACATTTCTGCATTAAATCCTCAATCTCGTTTCCGTAGTGTGACACTTCATTTCCAGTATCCCTCTTACACGCACCATGATACATTCCTGAACGACATTCGGTGAATTTAACCTCCCAATTCGAATATTTCGAAAGAAGCAAATTTAATTCTTCATATGTTAAATTCTTTTTCCGAAACTCCTGATTGTCCTTGTTTACTATGTGTTTTAGCGCTTTTAAAATATGAACAAACATAATTAAATTGATTTTCATTCAGGCATTTTACAATTTCGATAGAAGCTTTTACTAATAAACGGAAATTAGAAAGTTAACGCGTCTATATAATATTACCAATCAATTGCATAGCTAATATTAAGAAAGATTATAACATTATTTCGCCTAACGACTAAGGTGTTCCGACATTTGCAATGGCACGAGGCTTGCTCTGCAAGACGAGTGACAGAAGCAAATGTGGCGAAGCCCGAGTGAGTGGTCGCGTAGCGATCCACGAGCGGAGCGGAAGCACCGATAGTTATACGCAGTGGTTTTTATTCAGTTATTTTGCATTTTGAATTCGAAATAGAACCTGCAATTTCCCAAGGAACAGTAATAGGAACCAAAACTGTATCTATAAGAAAACTAGGAATAAAATCAAATATACCAAACCATGCAGCTAATTTAGCATACCCTGCTCTATCATTTGTCGTGTCAGCAGTAATAAAGCGAATATTTATTTTAGTACCTCCATACAGTACCTGATATGGTTGCTTCGAAACAATATCACAGTCTTCCTTTATCCTTGAATCAATTGAATGAAATGTAGCACAATTAAATAAGTTGAAGGAAATCACGAATATATATATTAATTGTAAAACTTGTTTCCGTTTTAAATTAGTTATTTTCATATTTTATAATGGTTCTTGAAAACCATTGCGCCTAACGACCAAGGTGTTCCGACGTTTGCGATGGCACGAGCTTGTTATGCAAGCGCAGTGACAGAAGCAAATGTGACGTAGCCCGAGTGAGTGGTCGCGAAGCGATCCACGAACGTAGCGGAAGCACCGACAGTTAGACGCCGTTTTATTTAATCTAGAAAAATCATATTCTGATAATTTTATTCGCAATAAGTTTACAAGAATCCTGATTAGAAAAAATGCCAATACGATTTATTTGAAGATCAACTAAATATTTACGAATTTCTTCCGCACTTGCTCTATTCCTTTTTAAATCAAATATATCCGCCGAATAGGCCTGGTATTCATCTCGTTGTTCAGTATAATTTATTCCTATTGGATCCCAATCATGCCAGAGAATTTCATCGATTGCTTTTAATTCTAGTAAATCATATAATCGAACTATCTCTGCTTTAACATTTTTCAAATATTTACCAATAGAAACAGAAGCAACAACTTCAGAATATAAAGATTCTATTTGAAAATGATCGGCAATTTTAAATGCTAAAGCAGGAATAAACCAGCCACTATCTTTGTCAAAGGGCGCAATCATATTTCCAGCAGAATTGTAAGTAATTTTTGCTACCAATTCAGCAAGAGCTAGAAATTCATACGGGTGAAAGTTATGGTTTTTAAGATTAAAGTCTCTTATATAATCAAACTGTTTTTTAGCTTCTAGCCAATTATGCTTATTATTGATAATTTCAAATAAGTTGCTGACTTCATCCGGGATATCATGAATATATTTACTAAAACGCGATAGTATCAAACTCCCCCATATCGGCTTTATTGGATTAGGAATTGATTCGAATATATCTTTTCCTTTTTCTGTAAGATCTTTGCTAAAATCTATATATTTCATAAAATGGCGCTTAACGACCAAGGTGTTCCGACGTTTTGCGTTTGGCACGAGCTTGCTATCGCAAGCGCAGTGACAAAGCGAAATGTGGCGTAGCCCGAGCGAGTGAGTCGCGCTAGCGATCTCCGAGCTTAGCGTCAGAGCCGAAAGTTAGGCGACGGTTTTATCTTAAACGGTGAAGCTTTTCATCAATTTTATCAATGAACTGATGATATTTAATTGGCACAGCGTCTTTTGACGAATCAACCAACCAAAATCTTCGTTTTTCGCCAGATCCATATTCAATGTATAGCCCACCCTGATCATAAAAATCTGGACTTCCAATGACGTTATTTTTTTCGTCAAATAAATCTAATGGAAAATCAAGCGGCAATTCCTTTGTAACTTCATATTCACCTTCACCTCTACTTTCGAACTCTCCGCTGTAGAAAGAATCTCCGCTCAAAAGCTGCCCATTAGTATTCTTGAAAATTCTACTCGCTTGTATTTTATAAATGTTTATGCAATTCTTCTCACATTCTCCGGCAAAGGATCCAAATATTAAATAGTCAGTCCCCTTAAGAATTAAGCCTTTCTTCTGACAAGAAATCAATAGGAGCATTGAAGTTGCGTAAAATAAAGTATTTAGTATTTTTCTCATTTTAAGATGACTAAATATTTTTTAAAACTGTCGCCTAACGACCAAGGTGTTCCGACGTTTGCGATGGCACGAGTTTGCTCTGCAAACGAAGTGACGGAAGTAAATGTGGCG includes the following:
- a CDS encoding helix-turn-helix domain-containing protein; amino-acid sequence: MILELERVRNVWPEVKDLLSVPHSDKQYKKLLKALDELIDEVGNNEKHPLAPLMETVGNLIEEYEKDNFESIDSDPVEVLKYLMDENGLTQKDMSELGSQGVVSEILSGKRELNIRQIKALGKKFKVSPAVFI
- a CDS encoding type II toxin-antitoxin system HigB family toxin translates to MHIISWKKILDFVTKYPNSGPSLKSWYKIVQNTDFKDFNELRKVFKSADQVGKFTVFNISGNNFRLISAIHYNRKKVFIRHVLTHSEYDKGKWKEE
- a CDS encoding YceK/YidQ family lipoprotein; this encodes MKITNLKRKQVLQLIYIFVISFNLFNCATFHSIDSRIKEDCDIVSKQPYQVLYGGTKINIRFITADTTNDRAGYAKLAAWFGIFDFIPSFLIDTVLVPITVPWEIAGSISNSKCKITE